A window from Theobroma cacao cultivar B97-61/B2 chromosome 3, Criollo_cocoa_genome_V2, whole genome shotgun sequence encodes these proteins:
- the LOC18604313 gene encoding peptidyl-prolyl cis-trans isomerase FKBP17-2, chloroplastic, whose protein sequence is MAAFFGSPPFLSHPLTRTPHFSSSSQAPPPTPPSPPNPSSQSQPQPSTPSPQLSTTSSEQQPPATVRVQQQGPPKPPTNVETTDWIASSLTRRFGLGAGLAWAAFLAVGVISEQIKTRLEISQQEANTRDAEEQEEVVLPNGIRYYEVRVGGGASPRNGDLVVIDLKGKIEGSGEVFVDTFDGGKKPLALVMGSRPYSKGTCEGVESVLRSMKAGGKRRVIVPPNLGFGENGADLGSGVQIPPSATLEYILEVDKVSIAPA, encoded by the exons ATGGCAGCCTTCTTTGGCTCCCCACCATTTCTGTCTCACCCACTAACAAGAACTCCCCATTTCTCTTCTTCATCCCAAGCACCTCCTCCTACTCCTCCTTCACCACCAAACCCATCTTCACAATCACAACCACAACCTTCCACTCCATCTCCACAGCTAAGCACAACTTCATCAGAGCAGCAACCACCAGCCACGGTAAGAGTGCAACAACAAGGGCCCCCTAAACCTCCCACCAATGTTGAAACCACAGACTGGATAGCTTCCTCCTTGACCAGGCGCTTCGGGCTCGGTGCAGGCCTTGCATGGGCTGCGTTCCTTGCTGTTGGAGTGATCTCTGAACAGATTAAGACTCGCCTTGAAATTTCTCAGCAAGAAGCAAATACAAG AGATGCTGAGGAGCAAGAGGAGGTTGTGCTGCCTAATGGCATAAG GTACTATGAGGTGAGAGTTGGTGGAGGGGCTTCACCAAGGAATGGAGACTTGGTGGTGATTGATCTCAAGGGAAAAATTGAAGGCAGTGGTGAAGTATTTGTTGATACATTTGATGGAGGCAAGAAGCCACTTGCTCTAGTGATGGGGTCAAGGCCTTACAGCAAAGGAACGTGTGAAGGGGTAGAATCTGTATTGAGATCAATGAAAGCAGGAGGTAAAAGGAGAGTCATAGTTCCTCCCAATTTGGGGTTTGGAGAGAATGGTGCAGACTTAGGCTCAGGTGTCCAGATTCCGCCGTCTGCAACTCTTGAGTACATTCTTGAGGTTGATAAAGTCTCCATTGCACCTGCATGA